In one window of Accipiter gentilis chromosome 28, bAccGen1.1, whole genome shotgun sequence DNA:
- the DBNL gene encoding drebrin-like protein isoform X1: MALNLSKNGRALQEAYGRVVAAGSPTDWALFTYEGNSNDLRVAGSGDGGLEEMVEELNSGKVMYAFCRVKDPNSGLPKYVLVNWTGEGVNDVRKGACANHVSTVANFLKGAHVTINARAEEDVEPELIMEKVAKASGANYNFHKESSKFQDSGPQAPVGSVYQKTNAMSEIKRVNKDNFWAKAEKDEENRRLEEKRRAEEERQRLERERRERELQEAAGREQRYKARSNEIEAQKRLQQQQEAENRDKEQQQWKEQAEEYEARQRKGFKRSESVEKAQEAASLIAQRAVNPRDIFRQREKSVPVDTVTASQPGKLRSPFLQKEVNSVLSPASPVSPARDAPPASFAPSSAWGTPPASPVPAAGRDSGYNSSVPASHAEEANLYEEPPDPSAIYEEPPQEQVDGAKYDYPVEYQQPPDLTGKGLCARALYDYQAADDTEISFDPENIITNIEMIDEGWWRGYGPDGHFGMFPANYVELIE, from the exons ATGGTGGCCTGGAGGAGATGGTGGAGGAGCTCAACAGCGGGAAGGTGATGTATGCCTTCTGTAGGGTGAAGGATCCCAATTCCGGCCTGCCCAAATACGTCCTCGTCAACTGG ACGGGTGAAGGCGTGAATGACGTGAGAAAAGGAGCCTGCGCCAACCACGTCAGCACTGTGGCAAACTTCCTAAAG GGGGCTCATGTCACCATCAACGCTCGCGCCGAGGAGGACGTGGAGCCTGAACTCATCATGGAGAAGGTTGCCAAGGCCTCTGGGGCCAACTACAACTTCCACAAGGAGAGCAGCAAGTTCCAGGACTCGGGCCCTCAAGCTCCCGTG gGCTCTGTCTACCAGAAGACAAATGCAATGTCCGAAATCAAGAGAGTCAATAAAGATAATTTCTGGGCCAAAGCTGAG aaagatgaagaaaaccgccggctggaggagaagaggagagcggaggaggagaggcagcggctAGAGAGAGAGCGTCGGGAACGGGAGCTGCAGGAAGCGGCAGGGCGAGAGCAGAGATACAAAGCGAGATCCAACGAAATCGAAGCCCAGAA GagactccagcagcagcaggaggcagagaacagggacAAGGAGCAGCAGCAATGG AAGGAGCAAGCCGAGGAGTACGAGGCCAGGCAGCGGAAGGGCTTCAAAAGAAGCGAATCAGTGGAGAAAGCACAG GAGGCTGCGTCGCTGATAGCGCAGAGAGCAGTAAACCCCCGGGACATCTTCAGGCAGAGGGAGAAGTCAGTGCCAGTGGACACGGTGACGGCTTCCCAGCCAG GCAAGCTTCGCAGCCCTTTCCTGCAGAAGGAGGTGAACTCTGTGCTGAGTCCTGCCTCTCCCGTCTCTCCTGCCCGGGATGCTCCCCCAGCCTCCTTTGCCCCCTCCTCTGCTTGGGGGACCCCTCCAGCCTCTCCAGTACCTGCAGCAG GGCGAGATTCTGGGTACAATTCAAGCGTCCCGGCTTCCCATGCAGAAGAGGCAAATCTGTACGAGGAGCCACCAGACCCTTCGGCCATCTATGAAGAACCCCCTCAG GAACAAGTTGACGGTGCCAAATATGACTACCCGGTTGAGTACCAGCAGCCTCCGGACCTGACGGGGAAGGGGCTGTGTGCCCGGGCACTCTACGACTATCAGGCTG CTGATGACACTGAGATCTCATTTGATCCGGAGAACATCATCACCAACATCGAGATGATCGACGAAGGCTGGTGGCGTGGCTACGGTCCCGACGGCCACTTTGGCATGTTCCCTGCCAATTATGTGGAACTGATAGAGtaa
- the CAPG gene encoding macrophage-capping protein isoform X1, with product MYTALPKSGSPFGPSVTSPGLHIWRVEKLRPVEVPEATWGVFFSGDAYLVLHNGPDERAHLHLWMGRDSSRDEQGACALLSTQLNTLLGERPVTHREVQGNESDVFMEYFPRGVTYQEGGVDSAFKPTRPGATAGPVHKLYQVKGKKNIRASERDLSWASFNTGDCFILDLGETLFVWCGARCNVLERSRAQELAAAIRDGERGGKARLEIVADGEEPPEMLQVLGPKPTLQEGSPEEDIVADQRNAGAAVLYKVSDATGRMDLSQVAASSPFSQSLLCSDDCFVLDNGAGGKVYVWKGHKANERERQAALKVAEEVIARMGHSPRTQVEILPQGRETPLFKQFFTSWK from the exons ATGTACACTGCGCTCCCCAAAAG CGGTTCCCCCTTCGGCCCCTCCGTCACCAGCCCGGGGCTGCACATCTGGCGGGTGGAGAAGCTGCGGCCGGTGGAGGTCCCCGAGGCGACGTGGGGCGTCTTCTTCTCAGGGGACGCCTACCTGGTGCTGCACAATGGGCCAGATGAGCGAGCCCACCTCCATCTCTGGATGG GCCGGGATTCCTCGCGGGACGAGCAGGGTGCCTGCGCCCTCCTCTCCACCCAGCTGAACACGCTGCTGGGCGAGCGCCCCGTGACGCACCGTGAGGTGCAGGGCAACGAGTCCGATGTCTTCATGGAGTACTTCCCCCGTGGCGTCACCTACCAG GAGGGCGGCGTGGACTCGGCGTTCAAGCCCACCCGCCCCGGTGCCACTGCTGGCCCCGTGCACAAACTCTACCAGGTGAAGGGCAAGAAGAACATTCGGGCGAGCGAGCGGGACCTGAGCTGGGCCAGCTTCAACACCGGTGACTGCTTCATCCTCGACCTGGGCGAG acCCTCTTCGTCTGGTGTGGAGCCAGGTGCAACGTGCTGGAGCGCAGCAGGGCGCAGGAGCTGGCCGCAGCCATCCGGGACGGCGAGCGGGGTGGCAAGGCTCGTCTGGAGATCGTGGCAGACGGTGAGGAGCCAcctgagatgctccag GTGCTGGGCCCCAAGCCCACCTTGCAGGAGGGCAGCCCCGAGGAGGACATCGTGGCCGATCAGAGAAATGCGGGGGCAGCTGTCCTCTATAAG GTGTCGGATGCGACGGGGCGCATGGACCTGAGCCAGGTGGCCGCCAGCAGCCCCTTCAGCCAGAGCCTGCTCTGCTCCGATGACTGCTTCGTGCTGGACAACGGCGCCGGTGGGAAGGTCTACGTCTGGAAAG GGCACAAGGCCAATGAACGGGAGCGCCAGGCGGCCCTGAAAGTGGCCGAGGAGGTCATCGCCCGTATGGGCCACTCGCCCCGGACACAG GTGGAAATCCTGCCCCAGGGCCGCGAGACGCCCCTCTTCAAGCAGTTCTTCACCAGCTGGAAGTGA
- the CAPG gene encoding macrophage-capping protein isoform X2, giving the protein MGRDSSRDEQGACALLSTQLNTLLGERPVTHREVQGNESDVFMEYFPRGVTYQEGGVDSAFKPTRPGATAGPVHKLYQVKGKKNIRASERDLSWASFNTGDCFILDLGETLFVWCGARCNVLERSRAQELAAAIRDGERGGKARLEIVADGEEPPEMLQVLGPKPTLQEGSPEEDIVADQRNAGAAVLYKVSDATGRMDLSQVAASSPFSQSLLCSDDCFVLDNGAGGKVYVWKGHKANERERQAALKVAEEVIARMGHSPRTQVEILPQGRETPLFKQFFTSWK; this is encoded by the exons ATGG GCCGGGATTCCTCGCGGGACGAGCAGGGTGCCTGCGCCCTCCTCTCCACCCAGCTGAACACGCTGCTGGGCGAGCGCCCCGTGACGCACCGTGAGGTGCAGGGCAACGAGTCCGATGTCTTCATGGAGTACTTCCCCCGTGGCGTCACCTACCAG GAGGGCGGCGTGGACTCGGCGTTCAAGCCCACCCGCCCCGGTGCCACTGCTGGCCCCGTGCACAAACTCTACCAGGTGAAGGGCAAGAAGAACATTCGGGCGAGCGAGCGGGACCTGAGCTGGGCCAGCTTCAACACCGGTGACTGCTTCATCCTCGACCTGGGCGAG acCCTCTTCGTCTGGTGTGGAGCCAGGTGCAACGTGCTGGAGCGCAGCAGGGCGCAGGAGCTGGCCGCAGCCATCCGGGACGGCGAGCGGGGTGGCAAGGCTCGTCTGGAGATCGTGGCAGACGGTGAGGAGCCAcctgagatgctccag GTGCTGGGCCCCAAGCCCACCTTGCAGGAGGGCAGCCCCGAGGAGGACATCGTGGCCGATCAGAGAAATGCGGGGGCAGCTGTCCTCTATAAG GTGTCGGATGCGACGGGGCGCATGGACCTGAGCCAGGTGGCCGCCAGCAGCCCCTTCAGCCAGAGCCTGCTCTGCTCCGATGACTGCTTCGTGCTGGACAACGGCGCCGGTGGGAAGGTCTACGTCTGGAAAG GGCACAAGGCCAATGAACGGGAGCGCCAGGCGGCCCTGAAAGTGGCCGAGGAGGTCATCGCCCGTATGGGCCACTCGCCCCGGACACAG GTGGAAATCCTGCCCCAGGGCCGCGAGACGCCCCTCTTCAAGCAGTTCTTCACCAGCTGGAAGTGA